Proteins encoded within one genomic window of Hermetia illucens chromosome 2, iHerIll2.2.curated.20191125, whole genome shotgun sequence:
- the LOC119647901 gene encoding uncharacterized protein LOC119647901: MLPPRLIRIALVICIIAVLLLQTDTAQTKRRRLRRPTTSSSSGSRTNLVAVKKNAAANRAQAEDRVDQQTSSSAQRFRVRSKTRGAAAAGGATALALASSKSSKKSKIAEKEGYKVVCYYTNWSQYRPKVGKFIPEDIPADLCTHIIYAFGWLKKGKLSSFESNDETKDGVPGLYDRIMTLKKANPKLKILLAIGGWSFGTQKFKEMSATRYTRQTFIYSSIPFLRKRGFDGLDIDWEYPKGSDDKKNYVFLLKELKEAFDAESQEVRKPRLLLSAAVPVGPDNIRGGYDVPAVASYLDFINLMAYDFHGKWERETGHNAPLYAPSTDSQWRKQLSVDNAANMWVKMGAPKEKLIIGMPTYGRSFMLSNPDKHGPNAPASDGGKAGDYTKEGGFLAYYEVCEKLQNGGVYVWDEEMKVPYMVDGDQWVGFDDERAIRNKMNWIKTNGFGGAMVWTIDMDDFTGTVCGGEVKYPLIGAMREELLGISRGKDAKDVDWSKVAATFDDDDDIESLEKPEPIKISVEELLTKVRKPSKKIKAGLSNVEKNSRPGQIFCYLTSWSAKRPGAGKFEPNNVDARLCTHLVYAFATLKDHKLTESSDDDPENYEKVLALREKNPDLQILLAIGGWAFGSTPFKELTSNVFRMNQFVYEAIEFLRDYQFNGLDVDWEYPRGADDRAAYVNLLRELRVAFEGEAKSSGQPRLLLTAAVPASFEAIAAGYDVPEISKYLDFINVMTYDFHGQWERTVGHNSPLFPLESATSYQKKLTVDFSAREWVKQGAPKEKLLIGMPTYGRSFELVNDTQFDIGSPASGGGKPGKFTNEAGFLSYYEICAFLAGKNTTLVWDSEQQVPFAYRNNQWVGFDDERSLKTKMEWLKEQGFGGIMVWSIDMDDFSGRCGSGKYPLLTTLNQELSGYKVTLEFDGPYESHGPRGAYTTKDPNEVTCEEEDGHISYHPDKNDCTHYYMCEGERKHHMPCPANLVFNPSENVCDWPENVEGCQHHTQAPPAK; the protein is encoded by the exons CAAAGCGAAGACGATTGCGCCGACCAACAACATCTTCATCATCTGGGTCAAGAACAAATCTTGTTGCTGTTAAGAAAAATGCAGCCGCTAACCGAGCTCAAGCGGAAGATCGCGTTGACCAGcaaacatcatcatcagccCAAAGGTTTAGGGTAAGATCGAAAACTCGAGGTGCAGCCGCGGCTGGAGGAGCCACAGCCTTGGCTTTAGCCTCATCCAAGAGTAGTAAAAAGAGCAAAATTGCTGAGAAGGAAGGCTACAAAGTTGTATGCTACTACACCAATTGGTCCCAGTATAGACCCAAGGTTGGAAAATTCATCCCAGAAGATATTCCAGCCGATCTTTGCACCCACATCATCTACGCTTTTGGTTGGTTGAAGAAGGGAAAGCTCAGCTCGTTCGAAAGTAATGATGAAACAAAGGACGGCGTACCTGGACTGTATGACAGAATTATGACCCTAAAGAAGGCTAACCCTAAATTGAAG ATCCTTCTGGCTATCGGTGGTTGGTCCTTTGGAACGCAAAAATTCAAGGAAATGTCAGCTACAAGATATACTCGTCAAACTTTCATTTACTCCTCAATTCCGTTCTTGCGTAAACGCGGATTCGATGGTTTGGATATCGATTGGGAATACCCTAAAGGCAGTGATGACAAGAAAAACTATGTATTCCTATTGAAAGAACTTAAGGAGGCTTTTGACGCTGAATCCCAAGAAGTGCGTAAACCACGATTGCTCCTCTCTGCCGCTGTTCCAGTAGGACCTGATAACATTCGCGGTGGATATGATGTTCCAGCCGTTGCTAGCTACTTGGACTTCATCAATTTGATGGCTTACGATTTCCACGGAAAGTGGGAACGAGAAACTGGACATAATGCCCCATTGTATGCTCCATCCACAGATTCTCAATGGAGAAAGCAATTGTCTGTTGATAATGCAGCTAATATGTGGGTCAAAATGGGTGCACCTAAAGAAAAGTTAATTATCG GTATGCCAACATATGGAAGAAGTTTCATGCTATCAAACCCCGACAAACATGGGCCAAATGCACCAGCCAGTGACGGAGGTAAAGCTGGAGATTACACCAAGGAAGGTGGATTCTTAGCCTATTATGAAGTCTGTGAAAAGTTGCAAAATGGTGGTGTATACGTATGGGATGAAGAAATGAAGGTTCCATACATGGTTGATGGTGACCAA TGGGTTGGTTTCGATGATGAACGtgctatcagaaataagatgaaCTGGATCAAAACTAATGGTTTCGGGGGCGCTATGGTATGGACAATTGATATGGATGATTTTACTGGTACTGTTTGCGGTGGGGAAGTCAAATATCCATTGATTGGAGCCATGCGAGAAGAACTTCTTGGAATATCTCGAGGAAAGGACGCGAAGGATGTTGATTGGTCGAAGGTTGCAGCCACAttcgatgatgatgacgatataGAA TCTCTTGAAAAACCAGAACCAATTAAAATTTCTGTTGAAGAACTTCTCACTAAGGTCCGGAAACCaagcaaaaaaattaaagctGGTTTGTCTAATGTTGAAAAGAACT CTCGTCCTGGGCAAATTTTCTGCTATTTAACCAGTTGGTCAGCTAAACGTCCAGGAGCTGGAAAATTCGAACCGAATAATGTTGATGCCAGACTGTGTACTCACTTGGTATATGCATTTGCCACTTTGAAGGATCATAAACTCACTGAATCATCAGATGACGACCCTGAAAATTACGAGAAAGTCTTAGCACTTCGTGAAAAGAATCCTGACTTGCAAATTCTGTTGGCTATTGGTGGGTGGGCTTTTGGTTCAACCCCATTCAAAGAGTTGACTTCAAATGTGTTCCGAATGAATCAGTTTGTCTACGAAGCTATTGAATTCTTGCGAGACTATCAATTCAACGGTTTGGATGTTGATTGGGAATATCCGCGTGGTGCTGATGACCGGGCTGCTTATGTGAATTTATTACGA gaGCTCCGTGTTGCATTCGAAGGTGAAGCAAAATCATCCGGTCAACCACGACTCCTCCTTACAGCCGCTGTTCCAGCATCATTTGAGGCCATCGCTGCTGGATATGACGTACcggaaatttccaaatatttagatttcatcaatgtcatGACATATGATTTCCATGGACAATGGGAACGAACAGTCGGACACAATTCACCTCTATTCCCATTGGAATCCGCCACAAGTTACCAAAAGAAACTCACCGTTGATTTCAGTGCCCGGGAATGGGTAAAACAAGGCGCCCCCAAAGAGAAGCTTCTCATAGGAATGCCAACATACGGACGATCATTCGAATTAGTTAATGACACACAATTCGATATTGGATCACCTGCATCAGGTGGTGGTAAGCCCGGTAAATTTACAAATGAAGCTGGTTTCTTGAGCTACTATGAAATCTGTGCATTCTTGGCTGGAAAAAATACGACATTGGTATGGGATTCGGAGCAACAAGTGCCATTCGCTTACAGGAACAATCAATGGGTTGGATTTGATGATGAAAGATCATTAAAGACAAAG ATGGAATGGTTGAAAGAACAAGGTTTTGGTGGTATCATGGTCTGGTCGATTGACATGGATGACTTCTCAGGACGCTGCGGTAGCGGTAAGTACCCATTGCTCACAACTCTTAACCAAGAATTGAGTGGGTACAAGGTAACACTAGAGTTCGATGGTCCATATGAAAGTCATGGCCCACGAGGAGCGTACACCACAAAAGATC CTAACGAGGTAACATGCGAAGAAGAAGATGGACACATCAGCTACCACCCCGACAAGAATGACTGCACACATTACTACATGTGCGAAGGTGAAAGGAAGCATCACATGCCATGTCCAGCCAATTTGGTATTCAACCCCTCCGAGAATGTTTGCGATTGGCCCGAAAATGTCGAAGGATGCCAGCATCATACGCAAGCGCCACCagctaaataa